The window CTGCGGCTTCGAAATGGCGGCGGGTGAGGCTGGGATACTTGGTCGCCACGCGCAGGTGGCTGATGCTGGTGGCTTCATCGCTGTCATTTGCCATGCGGGCCACGGAGAGCCGGCACAGGCCGATGCCGAGATCGACCGGCGCGTAAAGATCGGCGTAGTCGAATTCCTCGATCACGTCGCTGCCCACGATCCCGACCTGCGCTGCGCCATGGGCAACGAAGGTCGCGACATCGAAGGCGCGCACGCGGATGATCCGCATGTCGGGGCGGAGGCAGCCAAAGGCCAGCGCGCGGCTCTTGGGATCGTGGAATTCCGCGCCCGGTTCGACCCCTGCGCGCGCCATCACGGGCAGCGCCTCGTCGAGGATGCGGCCCTTGGGCACGGCGAAGGTCAACTGTCCGGGCCGGAAGATGCTATTGTCTGATGTGCCGGTGGTGGTCATGATCGCCCGCGCACTTAAGGGCGGGGAGGCAAAAGGGCAATGGTGATGGCAGGCGGGGCGCAGGGAATCATGGCGCTCGAAGACTTTGCCGCCGCGCTCGCATGGCAGGCGGCCCACGCCGAGGAAAACGGCGCGCCGGCGACCGCGCGGGTGATCCGCGCGCTTGCCGGGGTGCGCGACAGCGATACCGCGACGGGGCAGCGGATCGCGCACTGGCCGGGGCTGACGCTGAAGGACGCGATGCCGCTGCGCATTGCCGGCGGGCTGCACCACCTGGTGCTGACCGGGGCGGACCGGCGGCTCGCGGCGGTCTATGCGGGCGCGGTGAGCGATCAGGGCGCGGTCGATGCGCTGGTGCTCGATCTGGTGCACCGGTTCGATGCGCGGCTGGTGGGCTGGCTGGATGGCCCGCCGCAGACCAACGAGGCGGGCCGCGCGGCGAGCATCATGGCGGGGCTGTTGTGGCTGGCGGCGCGGGTCAGACCGGCGCGCTTCGATCTGTTCGAACTGGGCGCGAGCGCGGGGGTCAACACGATGCTGGACCGCTATTTCTTCCGGTTGGGCGATACACGGGTGGGGCCGCCGGGTTCGCCGATGCGGATCGTGCCCGAATGGCGCGGGGCCTCGCCGCCCGCGCCGCCTGCGGGTTTCGCGATAACGCGGGTGAAGGGCTGCGACATCGCGCCGATCGACCTTACCGATCCCGAAGCGGCGCTGCGGCTCAAAGCCTATGTCTGGCCCGACGCGGGCGAGCGATTGGCGCGGATCGACGCCGCGATTGCGCTGGCTGGCGCCGAGCCGCCCGATCTGGTGGCCGGGGACGCGGGCGATTTTGCTGCGGCAATGCTCCCGCGCCCGGCCGAGGCTGGGACAGCACGGGTGATGTTCCATTCGATCATGTGGCAATACCTGCCCGCCGCCACGCAAGCCCGCATCACCGCCGCCTTTGAGGCTGCTGCTGCTGCGGCCACCCCCGATACGCCACTCGGCTGGATTGCGCTGGAGACAGACCCCGCCACCTTCCGCCACGAATTGCGCGTGCGATTGTGGGACGGGGAGAGCCACGCTGGCGCGCCGCATCTGCTCGCCCATGCACACCCGCACGGCGCATGGGTGGAGTGGCTGGCGGATTAGTCCGCCAGAAACGCCTCCATCGCCGCGTTGACCGCCTCTGGTGCCTCCCACGGCACGAAATGCCCGCAATCGGGCACGCGCACGATGGTCAGCGGATCGATGATGTGCTCGAGCCCGTCGAGGTTCTCGGGCGGAAGGGCAAGATCGTCGAGGCCCCAGATCACCAGCGTCGGGATCGTCAGCTTGGGCAGCGCAGGCGGCGTCCAGCCCTCGGGGATCGCGAAAGGCGCGTCCATCGTCGGCACGTCGATCGGGCTCGCGCGGTAGTAGTTGAGCATTCCGAAGGCGGCGTCACGGTTCTGCCAGTCGAGCAGCAACGCGTCGCGTTCCTCGGGCTCCATCTTGCTCGGGCGGTCCCACTTGACCTCTTGCAGCAAGAGGCCCGTGAGCCCGTGTTCCTTGACCAGCGCATCGTTCGCCGGGTCGCGGAAGCCGCGGATATACTGGCTCGCCGCGCGCTGGCCCTCGTGGGTGTAGAGCAGACGCTGGAAGGTGACGGGATGCGGCGCATTGGCGATGATCGCGCGGGTGACGCGCGCGTGCTGCCCGCCCAGCGCCACGCCCCAGGCAATCGCGCCGCCCCAGTCGTGCCCGACGATCGTGAACTGCGCGATGCCCAGCGCGTCCGCCAGCATGAACACGTCCCCGATCAGCTTGTCGGGGGTGTAGGCGGCGACCGCCTGCGGTTTCGACGATTGCCGATAGCCGCGCTGGTCGGGCGCGACGCAGCGGAACCGATCGCTGAAATGCGCGATCTGATGGCGCCAGGTGCGGTGGCTTTCGGGAAAGCCGTGAAGGAAGATCAGCACCGGGGCCTCTGTCGGGCCTTCGTCGACGATGTTGAGGTGGATACCATTCGGCAGCGCCACGCGCTTCAGATCAAACATCACTGCTGCTCCAGCTTG is drawn from Erythrobacter neustonensis and contains these coding sequences:
- the hisG gene encoding ATP phosphoribosyltransferase, yielding MTTTGTSDNSIFRPGQLTFAVPKGRILDEALPVMARAGVEPGAEFHDPKSRALAFGCLRPDMRIIRVRAFDVATFVAHGAAQVGIVGSDVIEEFDYADLYAPVDLGIGLCRLSVARMANDSDEATSISHLRVATKYPSLTRRHFEAAGVAAECVKLNGAMELAPSLGLARQIVDLVSTGTTLRENGLVETSVILDISARLIVNRTALKTDARVAALVDAFRREAEAREPA
- a CDS encoding DUF2332 domain-containing protein, whose translation is MAGGAQGIMALEDFAAALAWQAAHAEENGAPATARVIRALAGVRDSDTATGQRIAHWPGLTLKDAMPLRIAGGLHHLVLTGADRRLAAVYAGAVSDQGAVDALVLDLVHRFDARLVGWLDGPPQTNEAGRAASIMAGLLWLAARVRPARFDLFELGASAGVNTMLDRYFFRLGDTRVGPPGSPMRIVPEWRGASPPAPPAGFAITRVKGCDIAPIDLTDPEAALRLKAYVWPDAGERLARIDAAIALAGAEPPDLVAGDAGDFAAAMLPRPAEAGTARVMFHSIMWQYLPAATQARITAAFEAAAAAATPDTPLGWIALETDPATFRHELRVRLWDGESHAGAPHLLAHAHPHGAWVEWLAD
- a CDS encoding alpha/beta fold hydrolase: MFDLKRVALPNGIHLNIVDEGPTEAPVLIFLHGFPESHRTWRHQIAHFSDRFRCVAPDQRGYRQSSKPQAVAAYTPDKLIGDVFMLADALGIAQFTIVGHDWGGAIAWGVALGGQHARVTRAIIANAPHPVTFQRLLYTHEGQRAASQYIRGFRDPANDALVKEHGLTGLLLQEVKWDRPSKMEPEERDALLLDWQNRDAAFGMLNYYRASPIDVPTMDAPFAIPEGWTPPALPKLTIPTLVIWGLDDLALPPENLDGLEHIIDPLTIVRVPDCGHFVPWEAPEAVNAAMEAFLAD